A portion of the Desulfovibrio oxyclinae DSM 11498 genome contains these proteins:
- a CDS encoding DVU0298 family protein, which translates to MSRFRQTKKSVREILASREWESRLEELNQWAPGQLVGPLFSLRLDRDQDVRWRTARAFGLVAKRMADAGMEKARVLMRTFMWYMNEESGNLGWGVPEAMAEAMVQDERLADEFASILASYIFCDDECDGNYLDHPELRRGVFWALGRLSQERPKYVRPHARFLVPALSDADASNRGLAAWTLGILQYEEAREALGMLTEDAGQLQLFRNGQVEDCTVGGLALEAMQRME; encoded by the coding sequence ATGTCCCGTTTCCGCCAGACGAAGAAATCGGTCAGGGAGATTCTCGCCTCTCGCGAATGGGAGTCGAGACTCGAAGAATTGAACCAGTGGGCCCCCGGACAGCTGGTGGGCCCGCTGTTTTCGCTCCGCCTCGACAGGGATCAGGACGTGCGTTGGCGCACGGCCAGAGCCTTCGGGCTGGTGGCAAAGCGCATGGCGGACGCAGGCATGGAAAAGGCCCGCGTGCTCATGCGAACCTTCATGTGGTACATGAACGAGGAGTCTGGAAACCTCGGCTGGGGCGTTCCCGAAGCCATGGCCGAGGCCATGGTGCAGGACGAACGTCTGGCTGACGAATTCGCCTCAATTCTCGCCTCGTACATCTTCTGCGACGATGAGTGCGACGGCAACTACCTTGATCACCCCGAATTGCGACGCGGCGTCTTCTGGGCGCTTGGCAGACTGTCTCAGGAGCGACCCAAGTACGTGCGTCCCCATGCGCGGTTCCTCGTGCCCGCCCTGAGTGACGCGGATGCCTCGAATCGGGGCCTCGCGGCCTGGACGCTGGGCATTCTCCAATACGAGGAAGCCCGTGAAGCACTGGGGATGCTCACCGAAGACGCGGGACAGCTGCAACTTTTCCGCAACGGTCAGGTTGAAGACTGCACCGTCGGCGGCCTCGCCCTCGAAGCCATGCAGCGCATGGAGTGA
- a CDS encoding putative bifunctional diguanylate cyclase/phosphodiesterase: MAISIRGPRKPTTLSTPRRLALAALIFMLPIVVLSVFMELNFRHDVNIARSELAGTDAIRETLQTLGITQRLLTLHGRAKRGDTEATREIPPLQMEVQHHIDQLENKLSAPIFTSFRNSSGCPATTDIRSAWQNYIHNSPDGLDGVIKELLALFEKAANCSRLNLDPALDSAMLAWATIPTLPHNTAFAGKVEYLAHRAMAGAKVSLSRSLLDESLLLRTARTQDLQRRSRAAIEADPLYYGKSVSLSGIYAEQLAEYQRQVELLTFELERWQQGDPVWDTLARQAREVRRGSVQLLSRAMDEMDRLIQKRIESYQRWRFAGAGLSALATLFALAFLARTARGITMGIRHAVDYTHRVAGGDYDAQPDYSPMGPGMRRLTSDAVKMVTELKHKIGHLNGILEAISVPCLAVDTDERLTYVNRAYLDLYEREGDPDDYFGMHLAEFFYGDPAKSTIAGRAMVEDRPFQNLHLDTVSARGNRVFVRYDVSPLHALDGETIGAFAVVVDLTEIREQQQEISRLAAFPRESPEPVISVGPEAEVVYANPTAQDLTREIGGDINRLLPENHRDMVARCIRTGENRIGVESTAGDRILSWTYHPLPEQNTVHIYASDITQRKQAEDQLLHDAFHDSLTGLPNKALFIDRVGQTMRRARKNGQPFAVLFLDVDNFKAVNDSLGHAAGDSMLMAFAWRVGQIIRPEDTLARLGGDEFTLLLPTLQSAEESLSIAEEIRDALTDPFDVDGQEIFLTASIGIVTGPGSFSSAGELLRDAETAMYRAKARGRARSVVFDEDMHRDASERLKLETDLTKAVENGEFVPYYQPIIDLRSGRVHGFEALIRWEHPTDGLVPPGAFIPLAEETGLIVPMGEFMLEASARQLRIWQERYPAFNNLSMSVNLSVEQMKTEGIVTRLSDIIDRSGIRPELIKIEVTESGIMENMDYALAVLKEFENRAFHLSIDDFGTGYSSLSHLHRFPFHFLKIDQSFVGDMEQKRENMEIVRTIVSLAHSLGKSVIAEGVEEESQLNVLKALGCEYGQGYYFSKPLPHAEAEALLSEAPVWK; this comes from the coding sequence ATGGCAATTTCGATCAGAGGGCCCCGCAAGCCCACCACCCTTTCCACTCCACGTCGTCTGGCCCTTGCGGCTCTGATCTTCATGCTGCCAATCGTGGTCCTTTCGGTGTTCATGGAACTCAACTTCCGCCACGACGTGAATATCGCCCGGTCCGAACTCGCCGGCACCGACGCGATCCGGGAGACCCTGCAAACCCTCGGCATCACCCAGCGGCTTCTGACATTGCACGGACGCGCCAAACGCGGAGACACCGAGGCTACCCGCGAGATTCCTCCGCTTCAGATGGAGGTCCAGCATCACATCGACCAACTGGAAAACAAACTCTCCGCACCCATTTTCACCTCGTTCCGCAATTCTTCAGGCTGCCCTGCGACAACAGACATCCGCAGTGCATGGCAGAATTACATCCACAACAGTCCCGACGGGCTGGATGGCGTCATCAAAGAACTATTGGCACTTTTCGAGAAGGCGGCGAACTGCAGCCGCCTTAACCTCGACCCCGCGCTGGACAGCGCCATGCTCGCATGGGCCACCATCCCGACACTGCCCCACAACACGGCCTTTGCCGGAAAGGTGGAGTATCTTGCTCACAGAGCCATGGCAGGGGCCAAGGTTTCCCTTTCCCGCTCGCTGCTCGATGAGAGCCTGCTGTTGCGCACGGCTCGCACTCAGGATCTGCAAAGGCGCTCCAGAGCCGCCATTGAGGCCGACCCGCTCTATTACGGGAAAAGCGTTTCCTTGAGCGGTATTTATGCAGAGCAGCTCGCGGAATATCAGAGACAGGTTGAACTCCTCACGTTCGAGCTTGAACGCTGGCAACAGGGCGATCCCGTCTGGGACACTCTGGCCAGGCAGGCGCGCGAGGTCCGTCGAGGCAGCGTCCAGCTACTCTCGCGGGCCATGGATGAAATGGACCGCCTCATTCAAAAACGCATCGAATCCTATCAGCGCTGGCGATTCGCCGGGGCCGGTCTGAGCGCCCTCGCGACCCTGTTCGCCCTGGCTTTTCTCGCCAGAACCGCCAGAGGCATCACCATGGGCATTCGTCACGCAGTTGACTACACCCACCGCGTTGCAGGCGGCGATTACGATGCCCAGCCCGACTACAGCCCCATGGGCCCGGGGATGCGCCGTCTTACCTCTGACGCGGTCAAGATGGTCACGGAACTCAAGCACAAGATCGGGCACCTGAACGGCATTCTTGAAGCCATTTCCGTCCCATGCCTCGCCGTGGATACGGATGAGCGCCTGACCTATGTAAACCGCGCCTATCTGGACCTGTATGAACGCGAGGGCGACCCCGACGATTACTTCGGCATGCATCTGGCCGAGTTCTTTTACGGGGACCCTGCCAAAAGCACCATCGCCGGTCGGGCCATGGTCGAAGACCGCCCTTTCCAGAACCTGCATCTGGATACGGTTTCGGCCCGCGGAAATCGCGTCTTCGTGCGATACGACGTTTCCCCCCTGCATGCGCTCGACGGAGAGACCATCGGTGCTTTCGCCGTGGTCGTGGACCTGACGGAAATTCGCGAACAGCAGCAGGAGATATCCCGGCTGGCCGCCTTCCCGCGCGAATCCCCTGAACCGGTCATCTCCGTGGGCCCCGAGGCGGAAGTGGTGTACGCCAACCCCACCGCTCAGGACTTGACCCGTGAAATCGGCGGCGACATCAATCGCTTGCTGCCCGAAAATCATCGGGACATGGTCGCACGCTGCATCCGCACCGGCGAGAACCGCATAGGCGTTGAAAGCACTGCCGGAGACCGCATCCTTTCATGGACGTACCATCCGCTCCCCGAACAGAATACGGTGCACATCTATGCCTCGGACATCACGCAGCGCAAGCAGGCTGAAGACCAGCTGCTGCACGACGCCTTCCACGACAGCCTGACCGGCCTGCCCAACAAGGCCCTGTTCATTGACCGCGTGGGGCAGACCATGCGCCGTGCACGCAAGAACGGACAGCCGTTTGCCGTGCTTTTCCTGGACGTGGATAATTTCAAGGCGGTCAACGACTCTCTCGGCCACGCCGCGGGCGACTCCATGCTCATGGCCTTTGCATGGCGAGTTGGACAGATCATCCGCCCGGAAGACACCCTCGCCCGTCTTGGCGGAGATGAATTCACGCTGCTGCTTCCGACGCTCCAGTCGGCGGAGGAATCCCTGTCCATTGCCGAGGAAATCCGCGACGCCCTCACGGACCCGTTCGACGTGGACGGGCAGGAAATTTTTCTCACCGCCAGCATCGGCATCGTTACCGGACCGGGGTCATTCTCTTCCGCGGGCGAACTGCTGCGCGACGCCGAAACCGCCATGTACCGCGCCAAGGCGCGCGGCCGCGCCCGGTCAGTTGTTTTTGATGAAGACATGCACCGCGACGCCTCCGAACGGCTCAAGCTGGAAACCGATCTCACCAAAGCCGTGGAGAACGGGGAATTCGTCCCCTACTACCAGCCGATCATCGACCTGCGATCCGGTCGCGTGCACGGCTTCGAGGCGCTCATCCGCTGGGAGCACCCCACCGACGGACTCGTCCCGCCGGGCGCATTCATTCCCCTCGCCGAGGAGACCGGGCTCATCGTGCCCATGGGCGAATTCATGCTCGAAGCATCCGCGCGGCAGCTTCGCATCTGGCAGGAACGCTATCCCGCGTTCAACAACCTTTCCATGAGCGTGAACCTCTCCGTGGAGCAGATGAAGACCGAGGGCATTGTCACGCGCCTCAGTGACATCATTGATCGTTCCGGGATCCGGCCGGAGCTCATCAAGATCGAAGTCACGGAAAGCGGCATCATGGAAAACATGGACTACGCGCTGGCCGTCCTGAAAGAATTCGAGAACCGCGCGTTCCACCTTTCCATCGACGACTTCGGCACGGGCTACTCCTCACTCTCGCATCTACACCGCTTCCCTTTCCATTTCCTGAAGATCGACCAGTCGTTTGTCGGGGATATGGAGCAGAAACGCGAGAACATGGAAATCGTGCGAACCATCGTGTCGCTGGCACACAGCCTCGGCAAGAGCGTCATCGCAGAAGGTGTCGAGGAAGAGTCGCAGCTCAATGTGCTCAAGGCGCTGGGCTGCGAATACGGACAGGGATACTACTTCTCCAAGCCCCTGCCCCACGCCGAGGCCGAAGCGCTGCTCAGCGAAGCTCCCGTCTGGAAATAG
- the thrS gene encoding threonine--tRNA ligase: MQIEVAGKPVEVAEGASCGEVLKESLSKKQFKNVVVARCGETLLDLSTTVPTDCTTLEPVTADSPEGLDVIRHSTAHLMAEAVKKLFPTAKVTIGPAVDNGFYYDFDYERPFTPEDLEAIEKEMQRSVGSDQEFSCRVVPAEQARSEFKEQGEDYKLELIDELGEDNYSIYQHGEFTDLCRGPHVPRTGMLKAFKLLSVAGAYWRGDENNKQLQRIYGTAWGNPKELKKYLHQLEEAKKRDHRKLGTQLDLFSFQEAGGAGMVYWHPKGALVRTILEDFVTKEQIKRGYELVRGPQILKRELWETSGHYENYRENMYFTEIDEQAYGVKPMNCLAHMLIYNRKLMSYRDLPQRYFELGVVHRHEKSGVLHGLLRVRSFTQDDAHILCRPDQLQDEIKGVIKWVQDLMGLFGFSYSMEISTRPEKSIGSDEDWNRAIDALKEAMEAVGLPYEINEGDGAFYGPKIDVKVTDCLGREWQCSTIQVDFTLPERFDLTYIGDDGEKHRPVMVHRAIMGSVERFLGILIEHYAGAFPVWFAPVQAKILNVTDDQKEFAEKVLQFFREKGIRIEADLRNEKLGYKVREAQLEKIPYMFVIGDKEVEAGCVNVRMRGGDDPGLLSLEEAAALIKDASEEPFKNGGMSYSF; the protein is encoded by the coding sequence ATGCAGATCGAAGTGGCCGGCAAGCCGGTGGAAGTCGCAGAGGGCGCTTCTTGCGGCGAGGTTCTGAAAGAGAGCCTTTCCAAGAAGCAGTTCAAGAACGTCGTCGTGGCAAGGTGCGGCGAAACCCTGCTGGACCTTTCCACTACCGTGCCCACCGACTGCACCACCCTTGAGCCGGTGACCGCCGACTCTCCCGAAGGGCTGGATGTCATCCGCCATTCCACCGCCCACCTCATGGCCGAGGCCGTGAAGAAGCTGTTCCCCACCGCCAAAGTGACCATCGGTCCCGCTGTGGACAACGGCTTTTACTACGACTTTGACTACGAGCGTCCGTTCACCCCGGAAGACCTGGAAGCCATCGAGAAAGAGATGCAGCGCTCCGTTGGCTCGGATCAGGAGTTTTCCTGTCGTGTCGTTCCGGCCGAGCAGGCCCGCTCGGAGTTCAAGGAGCAGGGCGAGGACTACAAGCTCGAACTCATCGACGAGCTGGGCGAGGACAACTATTCCATATATCAGCACGGTGAATTCACCGACCTGTGCCGCGGTCCGCACGTGCCGCGCACCGGTATGCTCAAGGCCTTCAAGCTGCTCAGCGTGGCGGGCGCCTATTGGCGCGGCGACGAGAACAACAAGCAGTTGCAGCGCATCTACGGCACCGCCTGGGGCAACCCCAAGGAGCTCAAGAAGTACCTGCACCAGCTTGAGGAAGCCAAGAAGCGCGACCACCGCAAGCTCGGCACCCAGCTGGACCTGTTCAGCTTTCAGGAAGCCGGCGGCGCGGGCATGGTCTACTGGCACCCCAAGGGAGCGCTGGTCCGGACCATCCTCGAAGATTTCGTGACCAAGGAACAGATCAAGCGCGGCTACGAGCTGGTGCGTGGACCGCAGATCCTCAAGCGCGAGCTCTGGGAGACTTCTGGCCACTACGAGAACTACCGTGAAAATATGTATTTCACGGAGATCGACGAGCAGGCTTACGGTGTCAAGCCAATGAACTGCCTCGCGCACATGCTCATCTACAATCGCAAGCTCATGAGCTACCGCGATCTGCCGCAGCGTTATTTCGAGCTGGGCGTGGTGCACCGCCACGAGAAGTCCGGTGTGTTGCACGGCCTGCTTCGCGTGCGCTCCTTCACACAGGATGACGCACACATTCTGTGCCGTCCCGACCAGCTTCAGGACGAAATCAAGGGCGTCATCAAATGGGTTCAGGACCTCATGGGCCTGTTCGGTTTCTCCTACTCCATGGAAATCAGCACCCGTCCCGAGAAGTCCATTGGTTCGGACGAGGACTGGAACCGCGCCATCGACGCGCTCAAGGAAGCCATGGAGGCCGTCGGGCTTCCGTACGAAATCAACGAAGGCGACGGTGCTTTCTACGGTCCCAAGATCGATGTGAAAGTTACCGACTGCCTTGGACGCGAATGGCAGTGTTCCACCATTCAGGTGGACTTCACCCTGCCCGAGCGTTTCGACCTGACATACATCGGGGACGACGGCGAAAAGCATCGCCCCGTCATGGTTCACCGTGCCATCATGGGGTCGGTGGAGCGATTCCTGGGGATTCTGATCGAACATTATGCCGGAGCGTTCCCGGTCTGGTTTGCTCCTGTGCAGGCCAAGATACTGAACGTTACCGACGATCAGAAGGAATTTGCGGAAAAAGTCTTGCAATTCTTCCGGGAAAAAGGCATCCGCATCGAAGCGGATCTTCGGAATGAGAAGCTTGGTTACAAGGTTCGCGAGGCTCAACTCGAGAAGATCCCGTACATGTTTGTCATTGGGGACAAGGAAGTTGAAGCCGGATGCGTCAATGTTCGCATGAGGGGCGGCGATGACCCCGGGCTGCTTTCGCTTGAGGAAGCGGCTGCTCTCATCAAGGACGCATCTGAGGAACCATTCAAAAATGGAGGGATGAGCTATAGCTTTTAA
- the infC gene encoding translation initiation factor IF-3: protein MAFKRNDRGRGRRDEGPRRNERIRIPKIMVIDEKGTQLGVLETRTALAQAKERGLDLVEVAPNADPPVCKFMDYGKFLYQQKKRLQEAKKNQSVIQIKEVKFRPKTDDHDYNTKLKHIRKFLEGGDRCKVTIFFRGREIVHKDRGLMVLERVQQDTEDIAKVESKPTSEGRTMTMMLAPVKR from the coding sequence ATAGCTTTTAAGCGTAATGACCGCGGTCGCGGCAGGAGAGATGAAGGCCCCCGGCGCAATGAGCGTATTCGGATTCCCAAAATCATGGTTATTGATGAAAAGGGAACGCAGCTCGGGGTGTTGGAAACCCGTACCGCTTTGGCTCAGGCCAAGGAACGCGGGCTCGATCTTGTGGAAGTGGCTCCCAATGCAGACCCGCCGGTCTGTAAGTTCATGGATTACGGGAAGTTCCTCTACCAGCAGAAGAAACGTCTGCAGGAAGCCAAGAAGAACCAGAGCGTCATCCAGATCAAGGAAGTCAAGTTTCGTCCCAAGACCGACGACCACGACTACAATACGAAGCTCAAGCACATCCGCAAGTTCCTTGAGGGTGGAGACCGCTGCAAAGTGACCATATTTTTCCGGGGTCGCGAAATCGTCCATAAGGACCGCGGCCTCATGGTGCTGGAAAGAGTGCAGCAGGACACCGAGGATATCGCCAAGGTTGAAAGCAAGCCGACGAGCGAAGGTCGTACCATGACCATGATGCTCGCGCCGGTGAAGCGCTAG
- the rpmI gene encoding 50S ribosomal protein L35, with the protein MPKIKTRRAAAKRFSQTGSGKFKRRRKNLRHILTKKNAKRRRRLGQSTTVDKTNEKAVRRQLPNG; encoded by the coding sequence ATGCCCAAGATCAAAACCAGACGCGCCGCCGCCAAACGGTTCAGCCAGACCGGCAGTGGCAAGTTCAAGCGTCGCCGCAAGAACCTGAGGCACATTCTTACCAAAAAGAATGCGAAGAGGCGTCGTCGCCTCGGCCAGTCCACCACCGTGGACAAGACCAACGAAAAGGCCGTACGCCGCCAGCTGCCCAACGGCTAG
- the rplT gene encoding 50S ribosomal protein L20 — protein MRVKRGVPAHKRHKKYLKMAKGYRGAGSRLYRTARERVEKALTNAYRDRKRKKREFRKLWIMRINAAARLHGLSYSRFMNGLSKAGIELNRKVLADMAVRDKEAFAKIAEAAKAQVG, from the coding sequence ATGAGAGTGAAACGCGGAGTGCCCGCACACAAGCGGCACAAGAAATATCTGAAGATGGCCAAGGGCTACCGTGGCGCAGGCTCCCGCCTGTACCGCACCGCGCGCGAGCGTGTTGAAAAGGCCCTTACCAACGCCTACCGCGACCGCAAGCGTAAAAAGCGCGAGTTCCGCAAACTGTGGATCATGCGCATCAACGCTGCCGCGCGTCTGCACGGCCTTTCCTACAGCCGTTTCATGAATGGCCTTTCCAAGGCCGGAATCGAGCTGAACCGTAAAGTCCTGGCCGACATGGCCGTTCGCGACAAAGAAGCGTTCGCGAAGATCGCCGAGGCCGCCAAAGCACAGGTTGGCTAA
- the pheS gene encoding phenylalanine--tRNA ligase subunit alpha, with amino-acid sequence MNEDLKTFVEGLESLALECEARKGQACSLKELEELRVEYLGRKGKLAANMGVLGKLSNDLKPEAGRKANEVKERIAGMLEQWQAELQAAEAAEKLKRFDPSMPGRKPWAGSLHPVTLVMDEICDILTGLGFEHASGPEVENDWHNFEALNIPPEHPARDMQDTLYVSESIVLRTHTSPMQVRSMLGRKPPVAVIAPGKVYRRDSDLTHTPMFHQIEGLLVDRGVSMSDLRGTLTAFVRQLFGTGTEVRFRPSFFPFTEPSAEVDISCVMCGGKGSNKDGSTCRVCKGTGWVEILGCGMVDPNVFKSVGYDPEEFTGFAFGLGIERVAMLKYGIGDLRMFFENDVRFLEQFA; translated from the coding sequence GTGAATGAAGATCTGAAGACCTTTGTCGAAGGTCTCGAAAGCCTGGCCCTCGAGTGCGAAGCACGCAAGGGTCAGGCTTGTTCGTTGAAGGAACTGGAAGAACTGCGCGTCGAATACCTCGGCCGCAAGGGCAAGCTGGCCGCCAACATGGGCGTGCTCGGCAAACTCTCCAACGACCTCAAGCCCGAGGCTGGCCGCAAGGCCAACGAGGTCAAGGAGCGCATCGCCGGAATGCTGGAGCAGTGGCAGGCCGAACTGCAGGCCGCCGAAGCCGCGGAAAAGCTCAAGCGCTTCGACCCTTCCATGCCCGGACGCAAGCCCTGGGCCGGTTCGCTTCACCCCGTGACGTTGGTCATGGACGAGATCTGCGACATCCTCACCGGACTCGGCTTCGAGCACGCAAGTGGCCCGGAAGTCGAGAACGACTGGCATAATTTCGAGGCGCTGAACATTCCGCCCGAGCACCCCGCGCGCGACATGCAGGACACCCTGTACGTGTCTGAGAGCATTGTTCTCCGCACGCACACCTCGCCCATGCAGGTGCGCAGCATGCTTGGCAGAAAGCCTCCCGTGGCCGTCATCGCCCCGGGCAAGGTGTATCGCCGCGACTCGGACCTGACCCACACTCCCATGTTCCACCAGATTGAGGGACTCCTCGTGGATCGCGGCGTGAGCATGTCCGACCTGCGCGGCACGCTGACCGCCTTTGTGCGGCAGCTGTTCGGCACCGGGACCGAGGTGCGTTTCCGTCCCAGCTTCTTCCCCTTCACCGAACCCAGCGCCGAGGTGGACATCTCCTGCGTCATGTGCGGCGGCAAGGGAAGCAACAAGGACGGCAGCACCTGTCGCGTCTGCAAGGGCACCGGCTGGGTCGAGATTCTCGGCTGCGGCATGGTTGACCCCAACGTCTTCAAATCCGTGGGCTACGATCCCGAGGAATTCACGGGATTCGCCTTCGGGCTGGGAATCGAACGCGTGGCCATGCTGAAATACGGCATCGGCGACCTGCGCATGTTCTTCGAGAACGACGTCCGGTTCCTGGAACAGTTCGCCTAG
- the pheT gene encoding phenylalanine--tRNA ligase subunit beta, which produces MLVSFNWLREFVPFEGEAQELGDRLTMLGLELDSIEDPFESIKDIVVGHVVECAKHPEADKLSVCTVDLGDETVDIVCGAPNVGKGQLVPVAKVGTTLPDGLKIKKAKLRGVKSFGMICSERELGLSDDHEGIWVLPENLKVGAKLVDELNLERTVLDFDITPNRADCLSILGFARETALAFDLPLTMPKLDLKEAGGNAADEVKILIDDPELCPLYQARVLNNVTVGKSPDWMRFRLFSVGQRPIGNIVDVTNYILFELGQPLHAFDLNRIEDATIRVAPAEDGMRFTTLDGQERKLLSSDLLIWDGKKPVALAGVMGGLNSEMQNDSTNVLLESAVFRPGTIRKTARRLALPSDASYRFERGVDQVMNSFAMNRAAQLMSEVAGGTVMSGVAKNEPKPWQDRTLGYRHDKCMSLLGLDLDQDFAKKVFTLEGCKVDDSDSANWKVDTPSHRLDLEREVDLYEEVGRVYGLDRIEAKLPRVAKSLEGTVTAETEYGFVKGLKYWGMGVGLNEAINYSFVGGEDLDRLNLPEEGRVPIANPLSEDQNVMRSDLAPGLLNTLKHNLAQGNTHIRVFEVARKFTADSESDTQTRENLRLGILLYGARHANEWPWPAEDADYLDLKGHVEHLLDNHFKLPACCFSLVENHAYLEPCVDVRVCDRSVGFMGRVKDDIADFYHARKDVWLADVDAQALRELRDEHVIKFNELPKFPPSRRDVTLVCPMDLNAGTVVDTINEMKLPLLESVELVAEFIPEGEDRRNLSFRLTYRHANKTLKDKEVDKQHKRLVDELVEKLPVSV; this is translated from the coding sequence ATGCTTGTCAGTTTCAATTGGTTGCGTGAGTTCGTGCCCTTCGAGGGCGAGGCTCAGGAGTTGGGTGATCGCCTGACCATGCTCGGTCTCGAACTGGATTCCATCGAGGACCCGTTCGAGTCGATCAAGGATATAGTTGTCGGCCATGTGGTGGAGTGCGCAAAGCACCCCGAGGCCGACAAACTCTCGGTCTGCACGGTGGATCTCGGCGACGAGACCGTGGACATCGTCTGCGGCGCCCCCAACGTGGGCAAGGGACAGCTCGTTCCCGTCGCCAAGGTCGGCACCACCCTGCCCGACGGCCTCAAGATCAAGAAGGCCAAGCTGCGCGGCGTCAAGTCGTTCGGCATGATCTGCTCCGAGCGGGAGCTCGGGCTTTCCGACGATCACGAAGGCATCTGGGTGCTGCCGGAGAACCTCAAAGTCGGCGCCAAGCTCGTGGACGAACTCAACCTTGAGCGCACCGTCCTCGACTTCGACATCACGCCCAACCGCGCCGACTGCCTCTCCATCCTCGGATTTGCCCGTGAAACCGCGCTGGCGTTCGACCTGCCGCTGACCATGCCCAAGCTGGATCTTAAGGAAGCCGGCGGCAATGCGGCTGACGAGGTCAAAATCCTTATCGACGACCCCGAGCTCTGCCCCCTCTATCAGGCGCGTGTGCTCAATAACGTCACTGTGGGCAAGTCCCCGGACTGGATGCGTTTCCGCCTGTTCTCCGTGGGACAGCGTCCCATCGGCAACATCGTGGACGTGACCAACTACATTCTTTTCGAACTGGGCCAGCCTCTGCACGCCTTTGATCTGAACCGCATAGAGGACGCCACCATCCGCGTGGCGCCGGCCGAAGACGGCATGCGCTTCACCACCCTCGACGGTCAGGAGCGCAAGCTGCTCTCCAGCGACCTGCTCATCTGGGACGGCAAGAAGCCGGTGGCGCTCGCGGGCGTCATGGGCGGGCTCAACTCCGAGATGCAAAATGACAGCACCAACGTGCTGCTCGAATCCGCGGTCTTCCGCCCCGGCACCATCCGCAAGACAGCCCGCAGGCTGGCCCTGCCCAGTGACGCGTCCTATCGTTTCGAACGCGGCGTGGATCAGGTCATGAACTCGTTCGCCATGAACCGCGCGGCGCAGCTTATGTCCGAAGTGGCAGGCGGGACCGTCATGTCCGGTGTGGCAAAGAACGAGCCCAAACCGTGGCAGGACCGTACCCTCGGATACCGTCACGACAAGTGCATGTCCCTGCTCGGGCTGGATCTTGATCAGGATTTCGCCAAGAAGGTCTTCACCCTTGAAGGCTGCAAGGTGGACGACTCCGATTCCGCGAATTGGAAGGTGGACACGCCATCCCATCGCCTGGACCTTGAACGCGAGGTGGATCTGTACGAAGAGGTCGGCCGTGTCTACGGGCTGGACCGCATTGAGGCCAAGCTGCCGCGCGTGGCCAAGAGCCTTGAAGGCACCGTCACCGCCGAGACGGAATACGGTTTCGTCAAGGGCCTGAAGTACTGGGGCATGGGCGTGGGGCTGAATGAAGCCATCAACTACAGCTTTGTTGGCGGCGAAGATCTCGACCGCCTGAACCTGCCCGAGGAAGGCCGCGTGCCCATCGCCAACCCGCTCTCCGAGGATCAGAACGTCATGCGTTCGGACCTCGCTCCGGGGTTGCTGAACACGCTCAAGCACAACCTGGCGCAGGGCAATACGCACATCCGCGTATTCGAGGTGGCCCGCAAGTTCACTGCCGACAGCGAATCCGACACGCAGACGCGAGAGAATCTGCGCCTCGGCATCCTGCTGTACGGCGCCCGTCACGCCAATGAATGGCCGTGGCCCGCAGAGGACGCGGATTACCTCGATCTCAAGGGACATGTGGAGCACCTGCTGGACAACCATTTCAAGCTGCCCGCCTGCTGCTTCTCCCTCGTTGAGAATCACGCCTACCTCGAACCTTGCGTGGACGTGCGCGTGTGCGATCGTTCCGTTGGATTCATGGGCCGCGTCAAGGACGACATCGCGGACTTCTACCATGCACGCAAGGACGTCTGGCTGGCGGACGTCGATGCTCAGGCGCTGCGTGAGCTTCGCGACGAGCACGTCATCAAGTTCAACGAACTGCCCAAGTTCCCGCCGAGCCGTCGCGACGTGACCCTCGTCTGTCCCATGGACCTCAATGCGGGCACTGTGGTGGACACCATCAACGAGATGAAGCTGCCGCTGCTGGAATCCGTGGAACTTGTGGCCGAATTCATCCCCGAGGGCGAAGATCGCCGCAACCTGTCCTTCCGCCTGACCTACCGTCACGCGAACAAGACCCTCAAGGACAAGGAAGTGGACAAACAGCACAAACGCCTCGTGGACGAACTGGTCGAGAAGCTTCCGGTCAGCGTCTAG